Proteins found in one Oncorhynchus keta strain PuntledgeMale-10-30-2019 chromosome 2, Oket_V2, whole genome shotgun sequence genomic segment:
- the LOC118396758 gene encoding uncharacterized protein LOC118396758 isoform X1 codes for MPCLHYALSTLCPPYTMPCLHYALPTLCPPYTMPSLHYALSTLCPPYTMPCLHYALPTLCPPYTMPSLHYALSTLCTPYTMPCLHYALPTPCPPYTMPSLHHALPTLCPPYNMPSLHYALPTLCPPYTMPSLHYALPTPCPPYTMPSLHHALPTLCPPYTMPSLHYALPTLCPPYTMPSQHYALPTLCPPYTMPSLHHALSTLCPPYTMPSLHYALPTLCPPYTMPSLHYALPTLCPPNTMPSLDYALPRLCPPYTMPSQHYALPTLCPPNTMPSQHYALPILCPPNTMLSLYYALPTLCPPNTMPSQHYALPTLCSPYTMPSQHYALPTLCPPNTMPSQHYALPILCPPNTMLSLYYALPTLCPPYTMPSQHYALPTLCSPYTMPSLHYALPTLCPPNTMLSLYYALPTLCPPYTMPSQHYALPILCPPNTMLSLYYALPTLCPPYTMPSLHYALPTLCPPYTMPSLHYALPTLCPPNTMPSQHYAIPTLCHPNTIHIPLCVACSSPFRKSCTVSDTGFYVLSHHLNSHRPTVATCYKYSLFTYSN; via the coding sequence ATGCCCTGTCTACACTATGCCCTGTCTACACTATGCCCTCCCTACACTATGCCCTGTCTACACTATGCCCTCCCTACACTATGCCCTCCCTACACTATGCCCTCCCTACACTATGCCCTGTCTACACTATGCCCTCCCTACACTATGCCCTGTCTACACTATGCCCTCCCTACACTATGCCCTCCCTACACTATGCCCTCCCTACACTATGCCCTGTCTACACTATGCACTCCCTACACTATGCCCTGTCTACACTATGCCCTCCCTACACCATGCCCTCCCTACACTATGCCCTCTCTACACCATGCCCTCCCAACATTATGCCCTCCCTACAACATGCCCTCCCTACACTATGCCCTCCCTACACTATGCCCTCCCTACACCATGCCCTCCCTACACTATGCCCTCCCTACACCATGCCCTCCCTACACCATGCCCTCCCTACACCATGCCCTCCCTACACTATGCCCTCCCTACACTATGCCCTCCCTACACTATGCCCTCCCTACACTATGCCCTCCCTACACTATGCCCTCCCAACACTATGCCCTCCCTACACTATGCCCTCCCTACACCATGCCCTCCCTACACCATGCCCTCTCTACACTATGCCCTCCCTACACTATGCCCTCTCTACACTATGCCCTCCCAACACTATGCCCTCCCTACACTATGCCCTCCCTACACTATGCCCTCCCAACACTATGCCCTCCCAACACTATGCCCTCCCTAGACTATGCCCTCCCTAGACTATGCCCTCCCTACACTATGCCCTCCCAACACTATGCCCTCCCTACACTATGCCCTCCCAACACTATGCCCTCCCAACACTATGCTCTCCCTATACTATGCCCTCCCAACACTATGCTCTCCCTATACTATGCCCTCCCTACACTATGCCCTCCCAACACTATGCCCTCCCAACACTATGCCCTCCCAACACTATGCTCTCCCTACACTATGCCCTCCCAACACTATGCCCTCCCTACACTATGCCCTCCCAACACTATGCCCTCCCAACACTATGCTCTCCCTATACTATGCCCTCCCAACACTATGCTCTCCCTATACTATGCCCTCCCTACACTATGCCCTCCCTACACTATGCCCTCCCAACACTATGCCCTCCCAACACTATGCTCTCCCTACACTATGCCCTCCCTACACTATGCCCTCCCAACACTATGCCCTCCCAACACTATGCTCTCCCTATACTATGCCCTCCCTACACTATGCCCTCCCTACACTATGCCCTCCCAACACTATGCTCTCCCTATACTATGCCCTCCCAACACTATGCTCTCCCTATACTATGCCCTCCCTACACTATGCCCTCCCTACACTATGCCCTCCCTACACTATGCCCTCCCTACACTATGCCCTCCCTACACTATGCCCTCCCTACACTATGCCCTCCCTACACTATGCCCTCCCAACACTATGCCATCCCAACACTATGCCATCCCAACACTATGCCATCCCAACACTATACATATACCCCTCTGTGTTGCATGCTCTTCTCCATTCAGAAAGTCCTGCACAGTGTCTGACACAGGATTTTATGTTTTGAGCCATCATTTGAACAGTCATAGACCTACAGTAGCTACATGTTACAAATATAGTTTGTTCACATACAGCAACTGA